CCTTGGCCGAAGCAGAGCCTGCCGCCATCAGCGTGGTCGGGCCACCCTCGGGGGCGGAATAGATGCGATCGATCTGCGGACCGGGGGTAACTTCAGCACCCTTGCCTGCCTCAAACCGGTCGATGATCTGCTCGAGTTGCTCGGGCGTCAGGTCTTCGAAGGTGTCCTTGAAGATCATGACCATCGGTGCGTTGACGCAGGCGCCCTGACATTCGACTTCTTCCCAGGAGAGCGTGCCGCTCTCGTTCAGGGTGAAGGGATCATGGGCAATCTTGCTCTTGCAGACCTTGATCAGGTCTTCGGCGCCACGCAGCATGCAGGGCGTCGTGCCGCAAACCTGAACGTGGGCGCGCGTGCCGACCGGCTTCAACTGGAACTGGGTGTAGAAGGTCGCAACTTCGAGCGCGCGGATATACGGCATGCCGAGCATGTCCGCGATCGACTCGATGGCGGCCTTCGTGACCCAACCGTCCTGGTCCTGGGCGCGCATCAACAACGGGATGACGGCAGACTGCTCACGACCCTTGGGGTATTTGTTGATCGTTTCCTTCGCCCAGGCGGCGTTCTCCTTGCTGAAGGCAAAGCTCGCTGGCTGGACGGTGTCTTCGGCTAGTCGACGAACGGACATTCTAGTGGACACCTTATCAGTTAATCGAACCGCACCGCGATTTCGTCACCGAGACGAATTCGCAGGCATAGGCTGACTGGTCTTTCTGCAAAAATACGATGTAGCGCGTGCCATTGGCGACCGCGGCCTTGATCTCGTAGCCCTTGGCAACGAGATCGGCCATCGAGCCCCCGCGCATGCCGCCCGACGTCGCGCCGCTATCGACCTGCTCCTGTGCGGAAGCGGTCGATGCGAGTGCGAGAAGAGCGAGCGTGGCCAGGGGCGCGAGACGCATCAGCGGTCCACCTCACCGAACACGATATCGAGGGAGCCCAGCACGGCCGAAACGTCGGCAAGCTGGTGTCCCCGACAGAGGAAATCCATCGCCTGGAGATGCGCATAACCCGGAGCGCGGATCTTGCAGCGATAGGGCTTGTTGGTGCCGTCGGAGACGAGATAGACGCCGAATTCGCCCTTCGGCGCTTCGACGGCGGCGTAAACGTCGCCGGCCGGCACGTGGTAGCCTTCGGTGTAGAGCTTGAAGTGGTGGATGAGCGCTTCCATCGAACGCTTCATTTCGCCGCGCTTCGGCGGAACGATCTTGCCGTCGAGCGACGAAACCGGGCCGACCTTGGCGTCGCCGAGCAGACGATCGACACACTGGCGCATGATGCGCGCCGACTGGCGCATTTCGATCATGCGGATCAGGTAGCGGTCGAAGCAGTCGCCGTTCTTGCCGATCGGGATATCGAACTCCATGTCCGAATAGCATTCGTAGGGCTGCGAACGGCGCAGGTCCCAGGCAGCGCCCGAGCCACGCACCATCACACCCGAGAAGCCCCAGGCCCAGGCATCGTCGAGCTTGACGACGCCGATGTCGACATTGCGCTGCTTGAAGATGCGGTTTCCGGTCAAGAGTTCGTCGATATCGTCGACGGTCTTCAGGAACGGATCGATCCACTTGCCGATGTCTTCGACGAGTTCGTGCGGCAGGTCCTGGTGGACGCCGCCCGGACGGAAATAGGCCGAGTGCATGCGCGCGCCGCACGCACGCTCATAAAACACCATCAGCTTTTCGCGCTCTTCGAAGCCCCAGAGCGGCGGCGTCAGCGCACCGACGTCCATGGCCTGCGTGGTGACGTTCAGAAGATGCGACAGGATACGGCCGATTTCCGAATAGAGAACGCGGATGAGCTGGCCGCGGATCGGAACTTCCGTGCCCGTCAGCTTCTCAACAGCCAGAGCGAAAGCGTGCTCCTGGTTCATCGGCGCCACGTAATCGAGGCGGTCGAAATAGGGCACGGCCTGCAGATAGGTTTTGGTCTCGATCAGCTTCTCGGTGCCGCGATGCAGCAGGCCGATATGCGGATCGACGCGCTCGACGATTTCGCCATCAAGCTCGAGCACCAGACGAAGAACGCCGTGGGCCGCCGGATGCTGCGGGCCAAAGTTGATGTTGAAATTGCGGACGTTATGTTCGGTCATACCGATTGCTCCAGGCCGGACGGCAGCCGTTCACCGGCTACCGCGGACCATTTAGTCTCACCGTGCTTTCGCCTTCTCGTCGCCGGGCAGCACGTAGTCCGTGCCTTCCCAGGGAGAGAGGAAGTCGAAGTTGCGGAATTCCTGCTTCAGTTCGACGGGTTCGTAGACGACGCGCTTTGCTTCGTCGTCGTAACGCACTTCGACAAAACCGGTGACCGGGAAGTCCTTGCGCAGCGGATGTCCTTCGAAACCGTAGTCCGTCAGGATGCGACGCAGGTCAGGGTGGCCGGTAAACAGGATGCCGTACATGTCGTAGGCTTCG
The nucleotide sequence above comes from Ensifer sp. PDNC004. Encoded proteins:
- a CDS encoding NADH-quinone oxidoreductase subunit E, which translates into the protein MSVRRLAEDTVQPASFAFSKENAAWAKETINKYPKGREQSAVIPLLMRAQDQDGWVTKAAIESIADMLGMPYIRALEVATFYTQFQLKPVGTRAHVQVCGTTPCMLRGAEDLIKVCKSKIAHDPFTLNESGTLSWEEVECQGACVNAPMVMIFKDTFEDLTPEQLEQIIDRFEAGKGAEVTPGPQIDRIYSAPEGGPTTLMAAGSASAKAAPGAAKKASDAPAVSVPPSNAGRVKTAASETNASLKTPATAKAEAAANAKVEGDTVDKSTPVKAAAVSGKPSLEDKNRPAGIDKPAAVDDLKLISGVGPKIEGTLNELGIYTYAQVASWKKAEREWVDGYLNFKGRIERDDWVKQAKALAKGGEAEYIKVFGKKPR
- a CDS encoding NADH-quinone oxidoreductase subunit D, translated to MTEHNVRNFNINFGPQHPAAHGVLRLVLELDGEIVERVDPHIGLLHRGTEKLIETKTYLQAVPYFDRLDYVAPMNQEHAFALAVEKLTGTEVPIRGQLIRVLYSEIGRILSHLLNVTTQAMDVGALTPPLWGFEEREKLMVFYERACGARMHSAYFRPGGVHQDLPHELVEDIGKWIDPFLKTVDDIDELLTGNRIFKQRNVDIGVVKLDDAWAWGFSGVMVRGSGAAWDLRRSQPYECYSDMEFDIPIGKNGDCFDRYLIRMIEMRQSARIMRQCVDRLLGDAKVGPVSSLDGKIVPPKRGEMKRSMEALIHHFKLYTEGYHVPAGDVYAAVEAPKGEFGVYLVSDGTNKPYRCKIRAPGYAHLQAMDFLCRGHQLADVSAVLGSLDIVFGEVDR